A genomic region of uncultured Paludibaculum sp. contains the following coding sequences:
- a CDS encoding molybdopterin-dependent oxidoreductase, giving the protein MKDVRHSTCALDCPDACSILVTIDQGRATQLRGNPQHPVTQGFLCGKVARYLDRQYHPDRLQYPLRRSGPKGQGQFTRISWDEALDEIVTNLKTLVAQFGPESVLPYSYAGTMGYLQGGSMDRRFFHQLGASRLDRTICASAGAAGFMEAYGIRMGTAPQQFAESKYIIAWGANILTTNVHLWPFIVEARRRGAKLVVIDPVVTKVASLADWHLMPYPGSDLALALGLMHVIFRDGLDRYQGDTTSLRQRAVEYPPERVAELTGIPADQIETLAREYATTRPAAIRLNYGVQRSERGGKAVRAISLLPALCGYWDERGGGLQLTTSGAFDVNKEALERPNLGPPARTINMSVLGRALTEVNDPPVKALIVYNSNPGAIAPNQALVRQGLGRDDLFTVVLDHFQTDTADWADIVLPATTFLEHTDLYMAYGHYDLQLARPAVDPPGEARPNVEIFRALAQRMGFTDPCFADTSDDMIRQLLNSGTPHLEGITLERLEREHAVPLNVPELPMAGRPVNMDAATLDYTPPRESRLGREHPYPLELVSSKNHDSLNSTFGVHSATDAQTAVLQLHPDDASPRGIRDGEEVEVFNHRGKVRLTAKVGPTVRPGVVRAPSVRWARQAPDGFNVNVLISDRLTDIGGGPCFYNCLVEVRRCGA; this is encoded by the coding sequence GTGAAAGACGTCCGGCACTCGACCTGCGCTCTCGACTGCCCCGATGCCTGCTCGATCCTGGTCACCATCGACCAGGGGCGGGCGACGCAACTTCGCGGCAATCCCCAACACCCGGTCACACAGGGCTTTCTGTGTGGCAAAGTCGCTCGCTATCTCGATCGGCAATATCACCCCGACCGCCTCCAGTACCCGCTGCGCCGTTCCGGCCCCAAAGGCCAGGGCCAGTTCACCCGCATCTCCTGGGACGAGGCCCTGGATGAGATTGTTACGAACTTAAAAACCCTGGTAGCCCAGTTCGGACCAGAATCGGTACTGCCCTATAGCTACGCCGGTACCATGGGCTACCTGCAGGGCGGCTCCATGGACCGCCGCTTCTTTCACCAACTCGGCGCGTCCCGGCTCGACCGCACTATCTGCGCCTCCGCCGGAGCCGCCGGCTTCATGGAAGCGTATGGCATCCGCATGGGTACCGCGCCTCAGCAGTTTGCCGAATCGAAGTACATCATCGCCTGGGGCGCCAATATCCTCACGACCAATGTCCACCTCTGGCCGTTCATCGTCGAGGCCCGCCGCCGCGGCGCCAAACTCGTCGTCATCGATCCCGTCGTCACGAAAGTCGCCTCGCTCGCCGACTGGCACCTCATGCCCTATCCTGGCAGCGACCTCGCCCTGGCCCTCGGCTTGATGCATGTGATCTTCCGCGACGGCCTCGATCGTTATCAGGGCGATACCACGTCCCTCCGTCAGCGTGCCGTCGAGTATCCGCCGGAACGCGTCGCCGAACTCACCGGCATTCCGGCCGATCAGATCGAAACCCTGGCCCGCGAGTACGCCACCACCCGGCCCGCCGCCATCCGCCTCAACTACGGCGTCCAGCGCAGCGAACGCGGCGGCAAAGCCGTGCGCGCCATTTCTCTCCTGCCCGCCCTCTGCGGCTATTGGGACGAACGCGGCGGCGGCCTCCAACTCACCACCTCCGGAGCCTTCGACGTCAACAAAGAAGCCCTCGAGCGTCCCAACCTCGGTCCCCCGGCCCGCACCATTAATATGTCCGTGCTCGGCCGCGCCCTCACCGAAGTCAACGACCCGCCGGTCAAAGCCCTGATTGTCTACAACTCCAACCCCGGAGCCATCGCCCCCAATCAGGCCCTTGTTCGCCAGGGGCTGGGCCGCGACGACCTTTTCACCGTCGTCCTCGATCACTTCCAGACCGATACCGCCGATTGGGCCGACATCGTCCTGCCCGCCACCACGTTCCTGGAACACACGGACCTCTACATGGCCTACGGCCACTACGACCTTCAGCTCGCCCGCCCGGCTGTCGATCCGCCCGGCGAAGCGCGCCCCAACGTCGAGATCTTCCGGGCCCTCGCCCAGCGCATGGGCTTCACTGACCCCTGTTTTGCCGACACCAGTGACGACATGATTCGGCAATTGCTGAACTCCGGCACACCCCATCTGGAAGGCATCACGCTCGAACGCCTGGAGCGCGAGCATGCCGTGCCCCTGAACGTCCCGGAACTGCCCATGGCCGGCCGGCCCGTCAACATGGACGCCGCCACTCTTGACTACACGCCGCCGCGCGAAAGCCGCCTCGGCCGTGAGCACCCCTATCCCCTGGAGCTGGTCAGCTCGAAGAACCACGACAGCCTGAACTCGACCTTCGGCGTCCACTCGGCCACCGACGCGCAAACCGCCGTGCTTCAGCTCCACCCCGACGACGCTTCGCCGAGAGGGATTCGGGATGGCGAGGAAGTGGAAGTCTTCAATCACCGCGGCAAAGTCCGGCTGACAGCCAAGGTCGGCCCCACCGTCCGTCCCGGAGTCGTCCGCGCCCCATCGGTTCGGTGGGCCCGTCAGGCGCCCGATGGCTTCAATGTGAATGTCCTCATCTCCGATCGATTGACGGACATTGGCGGCGGTCCCTGTTTCTATAATTGTCTCGTGGAGGTTAGGCGTTGCGGCGCATAG
- the map gene encoding type I methionyl aminopeptidase, with protein MSIRSQAELQYLRAIGRIVRMALDEMSKAVRPGVTTAEIDAIGAAVLARHGAESSPPKVYGFPGTACISVNDEAIHGIPGSRVLAEGDLVKLDVTAEKDGFVADAAVTVPVGRVSATAEALARCAESAFRQALAVARAGNRVYEIGRTVERAVRSRGFSVIKEFCGHGVGRTIHEEPTVPNHFDRRFRSKLTHGLVITIEPIISAGDGSMRLDADEWTYRTRDRSLAAHYEHSLVVTDGAPILLTVA; from the coding sequence ATGTCGATTCGATCACAGGCCGAACTGCAGTACCTGCGCGCCATCGGAAGGATTGTGCGCATGGCCTTGGATGAGATGTCGAAGGCAGTGCGGCCGGGTGTGACCACGGCGGAGATCGATGCGATTGGCGCGGCGGTTCTGGCCCGGCATGGCGCCGAATCGTCGCCGCCCAAGGTGTATGGGTTCCCGGGCACGGCATGTATTAGCGTCAACGACGAGGCGATTCACGGGATTCCCGGCAGCCGGGTGCTGGCGGAAGGCGATCTGGTGAAGCTCGATGTGACTGCGGAGAAGGATGGGTTTGTCGCCGACGCGGCGGTGACCGTGCCAGTGGGGCGGGTATCCGCGACGGCCGAGGCGTTGGCACGGTGCGCGGAGAGCGCATTCCGGCAGGCGCTGGCTGTGGCGCGCGCCGGCAACCGGGTGTATGAGATTGGACGGACGGTGGAACGGGCCGTGCGGAGCCGCGGGTTCAGCGTGATCAAGGAGTTTTGCGGGCACGGGGTGGGCCGGACGATCCACGAGGAGCCCACCGTGCCGAACCACTTTGACCGGCGGTTCCGGTCGAAGCTGACGCACGGGCTGGTGATTACGATCGAGCCGATTATCTCGGCCGGCGATGGCTCGATGCGGCTGGATGCGGATGAGTGGACGTACCGGACGCGCGACCGGAGTCTGGCCGCGCACTATGAGCATTCGCTGGTGGTTACGGACGGGGCTCCGATCCTGCTAACTGTGGCTTGA